The stretch of DNA ACAACAAACACAGTTTTTGGCTTATACTCCCCTTCTTAGCTCCTAGTACCTCAAGAGTGCCAGCTGTACTCTTTCATCTCATGCCTTTATCAGGTTTTATTTCCTGTGACTATACATGTACCATGCAAATACACTGCAATGCCAGGTATaccatatattttcttttttttttttattatttggatTCAAGGAACTTGTCTGCAAAAGGTCAGTTCCTTTGAACTGAAGCAGTTTTGTCAGAGACATGATTTTAAAAGGgtttaaatacttaaaaaaattaaaataagaaaaataagcaCAAAATGCTAGTATTTCTTATCAATATCATACCCCTGTCCTGAGTTGATGTAAATGCAATATTATTTGCTAGAACTACACTTTTttcaaaggttttatttttagtagATAAAAGATTTGAAAACATTCAAGAAATGCTCAGACAAATTAAGTTATCATTATTACATTTACAGCTACACAGggatttgattttgtttgtacTCATTTTAAAACAATGACTGCAAAAACTTTAAGAAGTTggtcaaaataaaaagaagcacAGTAAaactacagatttttttttcttcagctttgctTGATTTCTGAAGAAACTACACAGACCTGTGCAATATCATCATACTCATATGTTCTCTTCAAAAATGTGTCTGTAAGTCTTAGGCCAGAGACACTCTAGAAGGGGAAAATATTTAGAAGAGTTGAAATTAGAAAGAACTATTAATATTATAAAACAGCTATTTTACAATAAAACTGTACAAATAACTTACCTGCAATCCCTGCACTGAAGACAACAATGTAAGTGCAAGATAGAGGGATGAACTTGGGTGCAACTTTCCAAGTTGCCTTCCTGAAACTCCACACCAGTGGATTGAATTAGTATTGCACATTTCTAAAACCAGATCCATAGTCCTTTCACTGCTAGAGGAAATCAAAACACAAGAATAAACCTGTGGGCTTTTTTAACCATTCAAAGACTGCAGACATGTAAAAGCTTGATTATTTTTGATGTTACTATTAATCAAGATTCATGAATAATTATATTGCAGCAAGCAGTATTTATTGTGATGCACAGTAATTCAGCTGCAGACAGCTGACACAAGCATCCTGTCATGGGTTTAGCAATACTGGATAATACAGAAGTGTTTACACTTTGGATGGACTACAAGCTTTTCATGAGAAGTATCTGCAGGCCAGAAACATACTTTAGTCCCTGGGCTCAACTTCTACTTAGAATTACTTCATTTAAATGTCACTCTTGCAACCCTAAGATGGGTTGTGATTTAAGTATGAGGTGAAATCATAAATAATATTGCAGACAGATTCATGGGATTCCTCTACAGATTTCTGGCTATCTCCTAGTTCAACACAGTATTAACAGACCACGATGTAAGTTTTTTAGTTGTAGTTGTTTCTTTGGGGTTTCCTTTTATCTCTGTGTTTCAAGTAGCTTTGTGTTGCCACAAATCATAGCAGACACTAGGTTTAAGTGGTTTCAGGAGGAAGTACTGAAACATAAAACCAGCCACAACGCACCCTCTCAGGAAAAAGTACAAGAATCGCATGACATCGTTACCTGCAATTTGTTATTTTACATGTGATGTCAAAAGGTTCTTCCAAATTTACAGTATCTGGTATTGTCTCCAGTGAAAGCCTTACATCGCCATAACCAGGAGCCTGGAAAGGAACAGGAATTTATATTCTTAGATGTTGGATAGGGAAATTTAAGTTCTTACTCGAGTTTCCATTTCCCAAAAGAAGCTTGGAATTAGAGAGATCTGAAGAAAGAAGATTGACTATGCTTTTGATTAGTATGGAAATCACAGCAGCTCTCCATCTTCAACTAAAGAACACCTTCATAATCTTTATTATTACACTGTTCAGGAGAGTTTTAATAGTCATATACAGTTCCTGAGATCAGCTTTAATCTAAAACCTCTGTTAGGCAGATAACAGATCTGTGTGGACAACACCAGTAAAACTTCCCGGCATAAACCCACCACTATTCCACATCctaagaaacaaaagaaactgCCATTTCAGTCATCTATGCCTCTGCCAAAATAATTGTCAAGTTAGAAAGTCACGTGCTTGTCAATTATCCATGAGCCAAACACATTTCATATGGTCTACTAATAAAACCTACAGTAAGTATCTTTGGTTACTACCAAAGATATTTGGTTACTACCAATCAGGGTTGATCCAAAATAGTAACATGCAGATGAAAAAGCATGTTTAGATTTTCAATCCATATGAATGACAGATCatgagggaaaaattggggaaaaatttgtcCTGCCTGCCAAGGCTTAGTTATTGTACAAATTCTAATTTTGATGATAAAAGGATGCTGTAGTGAAAGTTTTATTTACAGCATGATTGAAAGATATTTCCAAAGAGATCCAGAAAGACTTACACATTGGGAACAGTTTTAGTCAAgccacacaaaaaaaccccaaaaaccaaacatgaaaaaatcacccccaaaaaacccaaccaaaaaaacaaccaaacccacAAATTATGGTATGTGGATACTTGTTTCAAAGGTGCATTTTTTATGTAACCTGTAACAATGGCTGAGGGACATAGAGGTAAAATTCTGGGCCTGGGTGGGAAACAATGGCTATAGTGCTGGCAAATGGACTAGGAGGAAAATGATTAAGGGTGAAGTCTAGAAATTAAATAATCTGATAGCACTTTAAAAattagggaaagaaaagagggagtTACACTGCAACTCAGAAGCGGAAAAACCCCAACTACCTGCTGCTTTTCTAAAGACAGATGTTGCTCAAAGTATACAAAACAGTGTTTTTCTGTTAATCACAAGGCACAAAATGATTCATGACCAAAACTAATCCTGGAGTGTTGAAGTGTGTGCTTCACATGCAGTTCTCAAAGGTTAAACAAGAAGGGATGCAGAGTGAGACAACAGTCATttaaggagggaaaagaaatgtgTCTAAAGGGAAATGATAAGAAATGTTAGTTGAAAATGAAACGGTTTATTGTTAAAAACAAGCAACAAGTTTCAAAGTAAGCAGAGTAACTAAGTTTAGAAGAAAGGGCAGTTTTTAATTTGATGGGGTTATGTACATAGTCAACACCTCAATTAAAAATCAAGACACATTTCAGTGACTTAGTGACTTTTCAGTGTCTTTCCTGTGAATTTCCAGGATCTAAGTTTTCTTGCCTAGTTCCAAGTCAGTGTGACTTCTCTACAGAACTTCTGAATGTACTAGCAGTTTGGGACTGGGGGAAAGACAGAGGCAGAGACCCAATTATAAGCTCTGTAAACTTACACTGAGATTCAATTGTCAAAGTTTTTTTTCACTACCCTTCTCTATCTCTCACCTCAAATGAGATGTAAGCCAGGTTTAGGCATTAGATGGCTGTGGAGCTGACTTAAACAAGATAGTAATTACAACTTAAAATTCAAGAACAGTTCATAAATCAACCAGAATAGGATAGACTCAATCAAAACTGTAGATATAGAAGATGTTACTCCAAGCTAAAATGTATGAACTTGGGAGCAACTTCCATGTCTAGAATTGGCATCTTTAAAGAGGTTCTTTTGTCAGTTTGTTGCCAAATGGCATCCAAGCAGTTAATTTTACTCCAACAAATGTATTTTGCAACACTGGTTACTGGATTCTGACAACTGAAGTGCTCACTCTATCATCTTAGCCACACTTCACTGAAGAAATGCAAGAAATAATTCTAATACTTACAGAAAGGTGTGAATAAAAAATAAGGCTCAGAAAGTAAGCAGCTCACACTTTTCCAAGTCATTATTAAAATTGTTTATTGAGTTTCCTTAAAAATTAATGCCAAGTGAAATTAACACTTAAGTTAAACTTACCATTCTCTGGAGCTGGCTAGTTTGCAGCCTTCCTCGTTCACCCAAATTAGTTTTCCATACAATGTCTAGTTTACCTATCACAGTTACACCTTTTATTACTCCAGCTTTCTCTGCGAATTCTTGCTTTGGTTTTAGACAGTATAAGTATTGACGTGTATCCATAGGTTGTAAGTATGTCCTTGCACCAAATGTAGACtcactggaaggaaaaaaaaacactagGTCTTAATTTAAACAGCTATTCTGACGAAGATTCAGAACAcaaccttttttcccccatcccccACCAGTCTTATGGTATGTATACACATGGTTTGCTAATGGTAAAACATACAGAatactttttgttttcacaaCAGAACACAGCTCTAAAAATTATGTAGCACCAAGGACcatggagaaataaaagaacctGTCCTTCTCAGCCAGAGACAAGTAAGATAGAAATCCACTCTGCTACATTATAATTATCTGGCATCTTAGCATTTAAACAAAAACGCtggtaatttttcttctgctattTGTTTTCCCTCACAGGAAATTAAGATGTCATGAAACTAAGATTCCTCTTCAGGAGAAAAACTATTATGGTGGATGCAAACACTTGGTAAGAACAAAGCTCCATTATGCTGCAGGTGAATCCTTCAACAGGCAAGGAGAAGACAGATTTTTCACTTTAGCCCCTACTGCTGAAGCACTCAACCTCCAAAAACCGTGCAACTGCAAAGCACGAACAGCCAAATTTAATTCACAAGCATTTGTATCCAGTCAGTTATTCTGGTATTAGGTATTaactaattaaaatttaatttatttcagcagGACAAATTTTTATATTCTAAATCCATGAGGGAGTACCACTGATCCACCTTGACTGGTGCCTTGCTAtacattattatatatattattatataatgtatattaattatataatgtatattaattatatacatatatacattaTTAGAACAACTGAAAACTGTAAGCAGTTTACTGATAGGAAGTCAGGATTAGTCAGATGAGTCCTGTAAGGCAAAGTATATACACAGAGATTAGGTCAGAACTAGATCTGGGTTAAATTTTATATAGGAGATACTGAAATAATAGTATGTTTTCATGTCATCATTGTTACAAATTATTTGAGGATTAGGCTCAATATTTCTCTATAAGGTAGAATTATAGATTTTTAAGAATGATTTCTATAgaaggaaaactataacaaattTTCCAGTTGAATACATAATAGGAATTTGATCTTTTTACTCAAGTGAAGACATACAATCCTCCCATTATAGACAAATGACTAATACTTGCATCATGAAATACTAATACAAAGCATTTCAAAGTCAAATATCCTGAATATGAACATACCTTTCCCCTGCTATGTCAACTGTGTTCAGTTCTGCAACATTGTACATCATGGAAGGCTCTAAAGAAACTTTCTCCATAAACATGGGAGAGGTAGTGATATTTTGAATTTGAGCTTCCAGAAACACTTcatctgtctgaaaaaaaatcaaaagttcAAGTTCATGAAAATATGATTAGTGTTATTAAAAACAGTAGGCAGTcctattgttaaaaaaaaaggtcacaCATGTTTAGTTCATGCCTGCAAATCAAATTAATTAATGCAAGAAAAAACCTTAATCCCAGTAACAACAGGAGCAAAAGTGTTAGTCAACAGGTATCTTGCCAAACAATGGATGTGGGATAATTTTGCTATGTTCTAGATTCTGCTTATTTGTAATGCATTAAATCACCACTTCCCAAGACTTTCATCAACAGCAACTCAAGCTTTTAtccaaattctttaaaaaaaatggaataaacgGTAAGGAATTGCAGTGCACAAGAACATGCCATGCCAGATCACTAGTGCATCAAGctgtataaaaaaaattaaatgtgtttttctttaactGAAGTTAAACTGAACTGAACTAGTTCAGGTACATGCTCTGAGCTTTAATTATCAAATATTAGCAGTCTAGCTAAAATGCAAAATCTAGCCCTTGTTCTCACTCAGCTGCACCATGCCAAAAGTTACCAATACAGTATGCATCCAACAATTTAACTGGTGCTCTACCTTCAGAACATCTGAAGCGAATGCCTCAAGATGGTATTGAAGGACCAATTCTGGTACAGAAATGAAAGCTATGGACTGTTAAACTTCAGAAGATGAAAAACCATAGAACTAGAAAAGTTTTTGCCTCACTTCTTTTGTGGAACTGCAGACCAGAAAAGTCACTTTGCATGTCTAAAAGTCTCAGAATAATTATGGAAGCCTCAGACTGTTACAGATATGAGCTCCCAGAAAAGTGAAAACTACAATTAAAGAAGTGCCAGCTAAAAAAAGGAGGATAccaaatttgcatttaaaaaagagTCACTGATTCAGGCTATTGGATTAAGTGATTCTTGTAGGTCCCTTCTAACTGAAATAGTCCATTCTACAGATTAAAGATTGAAGCAGTTTGAGTATTTTGTTATGATAAATTTTAAGAAAGTACTTTTGTGGGGGGAAGTGGAACAAaacttaaattttctttttgatcagtgtaaataaatgtttctttatACAAATGGAGTCCTGCTtgtaaattacaaaataaaagtaGGACAAGATAACCAAAATATGCTTAGTCTCAAAAAATTATGttagaaggaaaaatatggaatgGTTGTGTAACTTTTTGTATTGCCTTATAAACACATTAAATACAAAGCAGCATCCATATAGTAATGAAAACTGTGCAACCTCAACGGGTTACAGAGACACTTCATGCTTGCAAGCACTGGAAATAATCCCAACTAAAACATGGTTCTCAGTAATCATTACTACTACTGCCTGTCATTTAAATTGATACAATTTATATCCCATAAATCCATTGCTCAAAGTGTCCATTTACCCAAATTTTAGTAGTTTTCAAAACAGCAAAAGGCAGAAGTTTAAAAAAGctaatttgaaaggaaaaagaaaaaacaagcagCATAATGAAAAAGCAAGTTAGTTTTGTGTTATTCTTAATTTGATTTAgtattaaatgttttttttttaaaaaaaaaaaacttgtcaAAATATGCAGTTTAATAGAAGGCACGCCTTAAAGTGAAATCAGACTGCAGAAGTAACAGAGTGACTCAATCAACTATTACATGCAGTTAAAATTGTGAAGTGCAGTCCCAGCTAGCCAAAGGAAGGAAGAACATCCAACTGCTGCTCTCTCCTCAAACCCACTGTCTCCACCAACCAGATGTGAGAAGTTCTGTCACAGCTTACGCAACCTGTGCTGTGGTGAAACCTACACTTCCATGagtcaaaagcagaaaatttttGATGGGAAATAACTTCTCTTTTCAAATAATAGATCTAATATAAAATTTTGGTGAGGTATTTTAAAGGAGGACCCCGACAAGAATCTGTAACTATCAAGTTCTAGTTTCAACAATGGGTATTAAAGAAAGAGCTAACCATTTAAATGATTAGCTGCACATATAAAGACAAGAAAACATCAGTTTATGATATGCAGAACAAACATTGCTTTTCCATTATGTTTGTAAAGAATGTCAATAATAAGCACAGAGACAGTTAAGCAATTAAAAAAGcatacatatttataaaaaataaataaaaattaccaCAGAACTGAGGTCACTctaatgggaaaataaaaaaaaagaacacattaGAGAAATCAGGGTTAAATGTTAAAGAAAAAGGAGGCTAACTTCCaaacaaaatgcatttctgcatttttttgcaCCATTTAAACAAGATAGCATTAGTAAGAcagaaacataaataaaaatggatGCAAACAAAGATGACAACTACATTTCTAATAACTTATAGCTAGTATGGTTACATGGTTTACTAGCTTTGCTTCAGAACCAATCCAAAGTAGAGCTTAAGGCACACAAGTCACAGACAAGATATGGTAGAATAAACTGACTCAAAAAAAGGAGTTAGTTTTTGAGTAAGTTTAAAGTTTGTCCTGCATTTCAATCCATGCAATGAGTTGTATATGAAATGGAAAATCAGTCCTTGTCACCTTACAGATAATTTGAAGTATCCTCATATATAGTCTTAAAAAGAATGTGGTAATGTGTCCTAGCAAAGCCAACATGTTGCAAGTTACAAAATTTGGCATAATATCaagaaaaactcttttttgaATATTCATCAATCCAAAGACCCAATTTTAAGTGCAAACTTTGTTGTCTACCTCCCTGTGCACGCCTGCAGGAACAAAACCATTTACAAAGCCTTTTTTCAAGGCACATTAAAGTCAGTGAGAGAGTAATTCAATTCCAGGATTGCAGCAGGTTAGAGCAACAGGGCATGTGTTCTATGCATAAATTTCACTGATCAACTCCATCTGGGTGCTACTGCAATATAAGCAATAAGCAAGAAGATTAAGGTTCAGCATCATTCCTTGTcttagaagaaattaaattatggaTTAACATTAGAatattaatagaaaataattttagtaaCAGGCATTATGAATAGACAGCATCACATCTGTAATCTTAAGGGTAACAGTTTAACGGGTTAGTCAACCTTTAGAAATCTTTAGTTAACTAATAACTGACACATACCATTTATTTCTCCCCTGCTCTCAAGGATAATAGTCAGGACGAATTTCCTGGTGCTTTCACAGCAATGTAGTACCACACACAACAGCTAACAAAGACTTATTTCTATGGTTTTAGAAGTTAATTGGATTCTATGGTCACAAGACATAGCAATACTTTATATACTTTCAGAAATTAGACAGGAGTGCTACTACACCAGATTGGTAGGCAAATGGAAATTGCTCACTTAATATCAtctaaaatctgttttaaaatagttttttaaataaattgaatGGGTAAGATGATAATGGGAGTTGCATAAATTCatgaacaggaaaaacaaaaggcatCAAAGGCCTTTTAAAAACTCtacagagttaaaaaaaaaaaagcacaaaaaaaaccccaaaacccaaacccacaagtACCAGCTCAAATCAAAGCTTCTCAAAGATTTTTACCATGAATAATAGGTGGCTGAGAGTTAAATAAGACCCTTATCAAGAGCAGTCAGTATAAGAGctatgaaaacaacaaaaaaaatattttttcacatgtAAAAAGTTTGCCCAGAATTACCTTAGAATTACCTTATCACAAAATTTACATGTAAGGCATAAAGAGACCACATACTTTACAGCTGAAACAATAATATAATCCACACACTAAATAAGAGATTTATTTTGCTCCCAGAGAAATTACCTTGTTTCTTAGAATTATTTTTGTCCTTAGATCACAGCAGAAGACATCTCCAGACATTCCTACTTACAGATAATAGCAGCTCTATGAAGGGCTCAGCCAGTGCTATGTGTTTATGTTCCAATCCTGCTCAGGTACTTCACACCTAGTCAATGCATGGTTTGAAGGCTGTGGCCTACAGATATGTACCAAATTCGTCCCACAAATAGACAAATGCAGTCTAAGTATGTCCAAATAAATATGCAAAGCATATAGAAGATCATTTAGTTTAGAAGCGCTGTGTGTAACTGTCACAAAcctaaaatttaaattactgaACTGAAAGGTCATAGTTACATggggaaaatttaaatttaagtaaattaaacaattaagtaatttaaatttaaattttccccACTCTAAAAAATCACTCTGATAATCTGTCACTTCCTTTATGAACAATTAATCTCCCTTACAGTAAGTACTCCACCAGCCTAAACATACAAGCAATTATTTAAAGTATTTGAGTTCATGAGAAACTGGAATATATGCAAAATTGTTAGTCAATTACATTAAGATCCTAACATCTCTTTTGCCCCTTCATCAAAAACCtatctatttttaaactttacAATATATATGTACCACCATTTGTACATTAGAACTGATCGGTTTTCTCAGAAAGGTGCACTTAGAAAGCACTTCAAATTTAATCTAAGTAACAAACCCAGCATGCCAAAACAAACCTGAATACACACAGTTCTCACCTCCGCATTGTAGAATTTCGTTTTCACATCTAGTGGTTTAAGAACctgaatgaaatggaaaaaaagacagattGACAATAAGTTTTTCAGACAACTTTGGCATAGACTGTTTTGAAGTGCTAGGGTCTTTTActaaaaagtattatttttctttttgatcttACACATAGCAGGTGCATGACAGAATATATGACAAAATCAACTCAAGAGTATAACCTCGCTGCTTCTTACTTGACTTGACTGTTTTCTTACTAAGCAATCTCCTTGTACTGAAATAATTCTCCACCTAAGCACTGGCCTCTTACGAAACTGCCCAAATTCAGTGCTCTAAGTAGATCTGTGTGTTTAAAATAATACTATATCCATTCTGGGTCATGCAGCGGCCTGCATTTGCTTTCAACTGTGAGCAAGAGCAAGAGCTATTTAACTCTTACAAGTCCTTCACAGTTTCAGAACAAAAGTTACTGCGGGCTTCTCTAAACATAAGTGAAACAGAGAACTATTCATACGTTTAAGCTTTATTAGCCTTCACTTCCTTCTTGAAAATGCAGCTGTTctaagaaattaaagaaaatcatAATACATAAAATGAATAGTTAACAAATCATAATAATCTCATGAGATTCAATCAGAAAAAGAATGCAACAAATGATATAAAATATGATTATAAAGTGTTGGTTCTTAATGCTTGAGTTTTGTGCATAAAGCCACTGCATTTATCACATTCAAATATGAAGCATTTATAAAGCGATGTAACTGAAAGAAATAACTTTCTATCATACTTGT from Poecile atricapillus isolate bPoeAtr1 chromosome Z, bPoeAtr1.hap1, whole genome shotgun sequence encodes:
- the TRAPPC13 gene encoding trafficking protein particle complex subunit 13 isoform X2 — encoded protein: MDVNQPKQEHLLALKVMRLTKPTLFTNIPVTCEERDLPGNLFNQLMKDDPSTVKGAETLMLGEMLTLPQNFGNIFLGETFSSYISVHNDSNQVVKDILVKADLQTSSQRLNLSASSAAVAELKPDCCIDDVIHHEVKEIGTHILVCAVSYTTQTGEKMYFRKFFKFQVLKPLDVKTKFYNAESDLSSVTDEVFLEAQIQNITTSPMFMEKVSLEPSMMYNVAELNTVDIAGESESTFGARTYLQPMDTRQYLYCLKPKQEFAEKAGVIKGVTVIGKLDIVWKTNLGERGRLQTSQLQRMAPGYGDVRLSLETIPDTVNLEEPFDITCKITNCSERTMDLVLEMCNTNSIHWCGVSGRQLGKLHPSSSLYLALTLLSSVQGLQSVSGLRLTDTFLKRTYEYDDIAQVCVVSSEIKQS
- the TRAPPC13 gene encoding trafficking protein particle complex subunit 13 isoform X1; the protein is MDVNQPKQEHLLALKVMRLTKPTLFTNIPVTCEERDLPGNLFNQLMKDDPSTVKGAETLMLGEMLTLPQNFGNIFLGETFSSYISVHNDSNQVVKDILVKADLQTSSQRLNLSASSAAVAELKPDCCIDDVIHHEVKEIGTHILVCAVSYTTQTGEKMYFRKFFKFQVLKPLDVKTKFYNAESDLSSVTDEVFLEAQIQNITTSPMFMEKVSLEPSMMYNVAELNTVDIAGESESTFGARTYLQPMDTRQYLYCLKPKQEFAEKAGVIKGVTVIGKLDIVWKTNLGERGRLQTSQLQRMAPGYGDVRLSLETIPDTVNLEEPFDITCKITNCSSERTMDLVLEMCNTNSIHWCGVSGRQLGKLHPSSSLYLALTLLSSVQGLQSVSGLRLTDTFLKRTYEYDDIAQVCVVSSEIKQS
- the TRAPPC13 gene encoding trafficking protein particle complex subunit 13 isoform X3, with translation MDVNQPKQEHLLALKVMRLTKPTLFTNIPVTCEERDLPGNLFNQLMKDDPSTVKGAETLMLGEMLTLPQNFGNIFLGETFSSYISVHNDSNQVVKDILVKADLQTSSQRLNLSASSAAVAELKPDCCIDDVIHHEVKEIGTHILVCAVSYTTQTGEKMYFRKFFKFQVLKPLDVKTKFYNAETDEVFLEAQIQNITTSPMFMEKVSLEPSMMYNVAELNTVDIAGESESTFGARTYLQPMDTRQYLYCLKPKQEFAEKAGVIKGVTVIGKLDIVWKTNLGERGRLQTSQLQRMAPGYGDVRLSLETIPDTVNLEEPFDITCKITNCSSERTMDLVLEMCNTNSIHWCGVSGRQLGKLHPSSSLYLALTLLSSVQGLQSVSGLRLTDTFLKRTYEYDDIAQVCVVSSEIKQS
- the TRAPPC13 gene encoding trafficking protein particle complex subunit 13 isoform X4, with amino-acid sequence MDVNQPKQEHLLALKVMRLTKPTLFTNIPVTCEERDLPGNLFNQLMKDDPSTVKGAETLMLGEMLTLPQNFGNIFLGETFSSYISVHNDSNQVVKDILVKADLQTSSQRLNLSASSAAVAELKPDCCIDDVIHHEVKEIGTHILVCAVSYTTQTGEKMYFRKFFKFQVLKPLDVKTKFYNAETDEVFLEAQIQNITTSPMFMEKVSLEPSMMYNVAELNTVDIAGESESTFGARTYLQPMDTRQYLYCLKPKQEFAEKAGVIKGVTVIGKLDIVWKTNLGERGRLQTSQLQRMAPGYGDVRLSLETIPDTVNLEEPFDITCKITNCSERTMDLVLEMCNTNSIHWCGVSGRQLGKLHPSSSLYLALTLLSSVQGLQSVSGLRLTDTFLKRTYEYDDIAQVCVVSSEIKQS
- the TRAPPC13 gene encoding trafficking protein particle complex subunit 13 isoform X5; translation: MRLTKPTLFTNIPVTCEERDLPGNLFNQLMKDDPSTVKGAETLMLGEMLTLPQNFGNIFLGETFSSYISVHNDSNQVVKDILVKADLQTSSQRLNLSASSAAVAELKPDCCIDDVIHHEVKEIGTHILVCAVSYTTQTGEKMYFRKFFKFQVLKPLDVKTKFYNAESDLSSVTDEVFLEAQIQNITTSPMFMEKVSLEPSMMYNVAELNTVDIAGESESTFGARTYLQPMDTRQYLYCLKPKQEFAEKAGVIKGVTVIGKLDIVWKTNLGERGRLQTSQLQRMAPGYGDVRLSLETIPDTVNLEEPFDITCKITNCSSERTMDLVLEMCNTNSIHWCGVSGRQLGKLHPSSSLYLALTLLSSVQGLQSVSGLRLTDTFLKRTYEYDDIAQVCVVSSEIKQS